A part of Aspergillus flavus chromosome 1, complete sequence genomic DNA contains:
- a CDS encoding geranylgeranyl transferase type 2 subunit beta (unnamed protein product) — translation MSPVSGAGQSDQYLCVQKHVEYIKNLDSRRDELEYWLTEHLRLNGVYWGLTALHLLGCPQALPREDTINFVLSCQRENGGFGAAPGHDAHMLYTVSAVQILVMLDAVGELEKRGLGGKQKVGSFIAGLQDEKTGSFMGDEWGELDTRFLYGAFNALSLLGLLDTVDVPKAVAYIQECENLDGGYGIHPGAESHSGQVFTCVGALAIAGRLDLINKDRLGGWLSERQVDNGGFNGRPEKLEDACYSWWVGASLAMIDKLHWINGDKLAAFILRCQDPENGGFGDRPGNMVDVFHTHFALAGLSLLGYDGVEEVDPVYCMPKAITTKCLSK, via the exons TCCCCAGTCTCGGGGGCTGGTCAATCTGACCAGTACCTATGTGTTCAAAAACACGTAGAGTACATCAAGAATCTGGATAGC AGGAGGGATGAGCTTGAATATTGGCTCACAGAGCATCTTCGACTTAATGGAGTCTACTGGGGCTTAACAGCCTTGCATCTTCTCGGCTGTCCTCAAGCCTTGCCTCGTGAAGACACAATCAATTTCGTCCTCTCCTGTCAGCGTGAAAATGGTGGGTTTGGGGCTGCACCTGGACATGACGCTCATATGCTGTACACTGTCTCTGCTGTCCAAATCCTTGTAATGTTGGATGCAGTGGGTGAACTGGAAAAGCGTGGTCTTGGAGGCAAACAGAAAGTTGGGTCTTTCATTGCTGGATTACAGGACGAGAAAACCGGCTCGTTTATGGGTGACGAGTGGGGTGAGTTGGACACACGGTTCTTGTATGGTGCGTTCAATGCATTGTCACTTTTAGGCCTCCTGGATACTGTTGATGTCCCGAAAGCCGTTGCCTATATCCAGGAATGTGAAAACCTGGACGGAGGCTACGGCATCCACCCTGGTGCAGAGTCACACTCTGGACAGGTCTTCACCTGTGTAGGAGCTTTGGCGATCGCCGGGCGATTGGACTTGATTAACAAGGACCGCTTGGGTGGTTGGCTCAGCGAAAGACAGGTGGATAATGGAGGCTTCAACGGACGTCcggagaagctggaagatgcATGCTATAGCTGGTGGGTTGGAGCCAGCTTGGCCATGATTGACAAGCTTCACTGGATTAATGGTGACAAGCTTGCCGCATTCATCCTGCGTTGCCAG GACCCGGAGAATGGTGGGTTTGGAGACCGGCCTGGTAATATGGTCGACGTTTTTCATACACACTTCGCCCTCGCTGGGTTGAGTCTCCTGGGGTATGACGGCGTCGAAGAAGTAGATCCTGTCTA TTGTATGCCGAAAGCAATAACAACAAAGTGTTTATCGAAGTGA